Within the Tursiops truncatus isolate mTurTru1 chromosome 12, mTurTru1.mat.Y, whole genome shotgun sequence genome, the region TCGATATCATTATTGCCACTCCCGGAAGACTCCACGATCTACAAATGAATAACTTTGTGCACCTGAAGAGCGTAACCTACCTGGTAATCGTGGAGCAGGGGTTCAGGGTCCTGGGAGGAAGAAGTGAACTCTTTATCAAACCCTTTAGAATGGCTCTCCATTTCATAATGGTTTTAAATCCTAGGAATGTTTCTCATTCCCTCTagtttgttaaaatacagattttaagatcATTCCATGttagtattatataaatattagaaaatgtagGTAAGTACAAAAGAATTCCACATGAATATTTTAGAcacttaaattgttttttttcattaaatagatTTAGAAACGTTAGTTGGCAAACTTAACTCAATCTGTGTTGCAACTACAGATAGCTTAGGTAATGGAGGAAGTGAAAAAATTACCTTAGTATTCATAAAGGCAGAGCATACATATTAGCTACCTTCCATACCTAATctagccatcttttttttttttggccgtactgcacggctcgcgggatcttagttccctgaccagggatggaacccgggccctcagcagtgaaagcgtggagtcctaaccactggaccaccagggaattcccctaatcTAATCATTTTTAATGCAGGTATTAGATGAAGCTGACAAGATGCTGGAtatgggatttgaaccccagaTAATGAAGATTTTATTAGATGTACGCCCAGACAGGCAGACAGTTATGACAAGgtaggtatatgtttaatttGCTAGTCTGCAAAGTAGAAATCAGTGGAACCAAATCCATTTGATTTTAGAGCCtttcttaaaagtattttgagATCCTTTGGTGAAAGATATGTCATCACTTAGTATAGCAACTCAGTGTAACAGTTTAGCAATGACTATTGGGTTTcctgaattaaaaataagatttctagggacttccctggtggtacagcagttaagactcctcactcccaatgcagggggcccgggttcaatccctagtcagagaactagatcccacatgccgcaatgaagatcccacatgctgcagctaagacctgacacagcctaagtaaataaataaatgtttgaaaaagaataagattTCTATAAAAAAATGCAGGGGAGACTGTTTCACAGGGGGTGTCTCAGATTGGAAAAAGTAATCACCTGTCCAGAATACTTTCTGGCAAAGATAAAGCTGAGGCAGCGGAAGAGTATGTGATTGGGGAAGTAGACtagatttgttcattttgttttcttactaaaCTTCCCATCTTTGTAATTAGTGTGAAAGTACAGAAGGTGGCTACTTTCATAATATATGGTTGAAGAAACAACTGAATTTACATATCCAATCATCGGTAcagttaaaatgtttttatttggcATGAGCATTTGGTTTTGCCTGCTAACAATGCATGAAAAATACTGGGTTTTTTTGCCTTATTTATAAAGGCCGAGAGAAAACTAACACCTGAATTCATTGTACCTTTTCATAGATTAGAAAGGTATAGCTCTTCTTCACCTTTTGCTTACAAACCTATTAAACTTATTTAAAGGTTTAATCTAGTAGCTTCGTTGAGCAATTCATTGTGAagcaaatgttttctgtgaaATTGGCCTCATTAAAAAGTACTAAGTTTGTCTTTCATGAGTAATTTTGTTCATAGCATTCTTAGGGAAATTTAgtaatgtttgctttataataAGTGTTTAATGTTTGTGTATTACGTTTTATCTCCAGTGCAACGTGGCCATGTGCTGTCCGTAGACTCGCACAATCTTATTTGAAAGAGCCCATGATTGTGTATGTTGGTACTTTGGATCTAGTTGTAAGCttgtttttaattactatttataTCTTATTAATTATGGAAATGTTTTGCCATTGACAGCTCTCTGGCCTTTCACTTCATAATTGAGATTGGCCTTTCAACTAATCATTAATGAAAATTGACGTTTTACTTAAATCACTGGTAATTAATAATGGGTCATTGCCCTAGGCTCATTTCATGAGATTTCACGAAAGACAGGATAAATGCTTCAGAATCTATTTCATCTCTGGGTCAATAAAATGGTACCAGCGATACTTTAAATTTTGTGTTGTCAGAATACTTATTGAACGGAAACTCTTTGTGTCATCAGCTGAACATCTTTATTGCAAAGGCTATATCCAAATTCATGGTGATAGTTTTGTAAGCTTGGCCTCAAACTGTGGTTATTCCTTTTTCAACAATAGTAACCAGCTGCTTTCAACGCACTACCACGTATTCAAGAGTTCCCAGCTTAGCATAGGTGACTCACTGGTAAAAAGTGAAAGACTGAGCCATAAATCCTTGGGTAGGAACCGGTGATTTTGCAAGGACCTGCCATTTTTCCTGCTAGCAGTTTATTAGAACATTTAACCAATGATAGAAATAAGATGGATTTCGAGCCAATATATGGGGTTTGCCCATTAATATTGATGAACTATGATCTCTGAGTCCTTTAGGCTGTAAGTACCgtgaaacaaaatataattgTCACCACAGAAGACGAGAAACAATCGCATATCCAAACTTTCATCGAGAGCCTGTCTCCCAAAGACAAAGTCATAATATTTGTTAGCCGGAAAGCTGTGTGAGTAtgttttttttacattcaaaTCATCAGTCATGGTTTGTTTTGGCATTGTTTCTATGTGTATACGCATTTCATATGGGGGTGTGTGTATGTCTTACAATATGCACATTACTTCAGACTCTTGCCAGTGGAAGTAACAGTAATGAATTGATGGTGGTATGAGAATAAGCACTTAGACCCCTGACTTTATCTTTTGCTTCAGGGCTGATCATTTAGCAAGTGACCTGAGTATCCGGCATATATCAGTAGAGTCTCTGCATGGCAACAGAGAACAGAGTGATCGAGAGAGAGCATTAAAAAACTTTAGAACAGGTACATTTATACCATTAGTATTGCAGTTTAAAAGTGTCtagtgcctggggcttccctggtggcacagtggttgagagcccgcctgccgacgcaggggacacaggttcgtgccccggtccgggaagatcccacatgccgcggagcggctgggcccgtgagccatggccgctgagcctgcgcgtccggagcctgtgctccgcaatgggagaggccacagcagtgagaggcctgcgtaccgcaaaaaaaaaaaaaaaaaaaaaaagtgtccagtGCCTGGACTTGCTTGAGTGTTGGCACCTTTTCATGGAACCCATGTCTAAGATCTGCCCTCAGCTTGCAGATCCCAGAACTATACTTGTTCTAAATATTCATCAGATTCTCAGAACTATCTCAAGCTAATGTTTAAAACCTGGATATCAAGGCAGTAATTTGCAGTGAGggtgttattttaatttacttgagAGGCATATATCTCTGCCATGGTTCATGGACCCTTTGAATTTTGGAATCTATTGTGTTGTAACTTGCCAGCAGTTAAAAAAGGCTAAGTAACCCTTTCCCGTCTTCACTGTCCTTAAAagagttttaatattaaaagcaagGATAGTTCACCTGATCAGATATTAGGGGACAGATATGTCTTGGGTTGATTTGTACCAGCATGTGTCTGTATTCTTTTGGCTTTACTCTTTAGGGGAAGTGCGAATACTGATTGCTACCGATTTAGCATCTCGTGGTCTCGATGTCCATGATGTCACACACGTCTATAATTACGATTTTCCCCGGAACATCGAAGAATATGTGCACAGAGTAGGGCGCACCGGGAGAGCAGGGTAAGTCGGTCCATCCAGCCTGGCTCCCCATTCTCACAAAAAGGACCTTTTTCCCCTCTGAGAGCACTATCATAAAATCCCCATAACATGCTGTTTAAACAACTGCAGATTAGGTTCCAAATTGCTGTTTGAATGGctaaatctctttttttaatcgaagtatagttgatttacagtgttgtgttaattactgctgtacagcaaagtgattcagttatatatatatatatatatatatatatatatatatatatatatacacatatatgtatacattctatttttttaatattctttcccattatggtttttcaaagggtattgaatatagttccttgggctatacaggaggaccttgttgtctttccattctatatataaaagtttacatctgctcaccccaacttcctactccatcccttccccaaccccttccccgttggcaaccacaggcctgttctctatgtccgtgattctgtttctgttccatagataggttcatttgtgtcatattttatttactttttattttttagatttttttttttttgatgtggaccatttttaaagtctttattgaatttgttacagtattgcttctgttttggttttttggccatgaggcatgtgggatcttagctccccaaccagggatggaaccctcaccccctgtattggaaggcaaagtcttaaccactggaccgccagggaagtcccttgtgtcatattttagattccacatataaatggtatcatatgatatttgtctttctctgtctggcttacttcacttagtatgataatctctggtggcatccatgttgctacaaacagcattattttgttcttttttatggctgagtagtattccattgtgtatatgtaccacatcttccttatatGAATGGCtaaatcttttaattaattaattttttggctgcgttgggccttcgttgctgcgtgcaggctttctctagttgtggcgagcaggggctactcttcgttgtggtgcggtggcttctcttgttgcggagcacaggctctaggcgcgcaggctcagtagctgtggcatgcggtctcagtagctgtggctcgcaggctccagagcacaggcttagtagttgtggcgcatgggcttcgttgctccgcggcatgtgggatcttcccggaccagggctcgaacctgtgtcccctgcattggcaggtggattcttaaccactgcgccaccagagaagtccctgaatGGCTAAATCGTAACGTATCATACGTAGTTGGGCTTGTGAAAGAGTTGAGGTTTTGCTGCTGctgtttttgttctattttgctAGCTGAATCATGAATATAAATTACAAATCAAATTAAactgacttttttcccccttgaagGAGGACTGGGGTATGTGTTACCCTCATCACTAGAAATGATTGGAAGATTGCTGGTGAATTAATTAATATTCTGGAAAGAGCAAATCAGGTGAGAATATGCAGCTCTGTTTTCTAAGgttcaaatttcatttattccAAGTACTGGGGCTTTACTGCCTGTCAGGAAATACAGATATTAAACAAGCAATTAAGCGTGTTATGAGGGCTGTAGCATGGCAAAGATGAGCACTATAATATATAAGTGGGGAACCTGATCTAATGGTGAGCGTCACTGAACCCTGCTGAGGAAGAGCCCAGTGGGGTGGAGGTTGCAGAGAACAGAGGAAGCAGAGGACACACTCAGGCCTCGAGGTGAGAAAGTGACACCAGGCAAAGGCACCAGGAAGCAACTGAAAGGCCACGCTAGCAGGAGGGCCACGTATTTACTGACGGGGTTTTTTAAGACTAGGCTGGTTTTTATACCTTGAAGATTCGGTGTTGCATATGCAGAGGGACACATTCCATTCTGTTTGGATGATGTCACGTAATCAGTTGTGGAGATTCTCTGAAGATTGTAGAAAAGCTGTTATATAATGAGAATCACCTCAATCCTAATAACACGTTTAATGGCTTCAGAGTGTCCCAGAGGATCTTGTGGTGATGGCTGAGAGATATAAagcaaataaactgaaaaaagaaatggaaaataaatgggaaagacCCCAAGGAAAACCCAAGATGTTTTATTATTAACGTCTATATTGAAAAGTGGTACCAGCCTACTTAAAAGAGGTAAAATTTGAATAACACATGAACTTTCAAACACCTGGTTTCCTTAACTAGGCTTTGTTAGTGTGTTTATTACAATCAGCATTATCTCTAAGAGTCACACAATAAATGAGATCTTATTCTTTATCTGTTACCTAAATTCTAGTTAATATATCttagaactgattcactttgttataaagcagaaacgaacacaccattgtaaagcaattatactccaataaagatgtttaaaatatatatatatatatatatatcttagaaGTATTaattcagagatgagaaaaaacTTTAAGTTGTACAGTCGTAAGAGTATAATGGAATACAATAGAATTGGTGTAggtgtaaattggtataacctcTTCTGAGCAATCAGGTGGTAATGTATCAATTGTAAAtacatatacctttttttttttttttttttcccggtacacgggcctctcactgttgtggcctctcccgttgcggagcacaggctccggacgcgcaggctcagcggccatggctcacgggcccagccgctccggggcatgtgggatcttcccggaccggggcacgaacccgtgtcccctgcatcggcaggcagactgtcaaccactgcgccaccagggaagcccacgtataccttttgatccagcaattcctctggACATAAATGTCCAGTAGGGAGCCATATGAATAAACTGTGGAGAAAATCATATCATATAAGGGCCTAATGCCTATGACATAGGAAACTCCTAACACTGAACAAGAACAAcctgattagaaaatgggcaaaggacttgaatagacatttctccaaagacatataaGTGTCCAACAAGTTAAAGATGCTCAGCTTCACTCATCACTAGGGGATTCAAAGATCACCTCACCCCCGTTAGAACGGCACAGTACATCAATTGATGGTTTTTCCTGCTTATTTTTCAgaattcaagattttttttgagatatatttatttaagatACTGTGGAAGTATTGGAAGCACGCTGGCAGTATGAAGAGATGACTGAGTCTTAAAATAATAGTGTTTAAAATGTAGAATTCAGTATTTTATACTTGAATAAGATCAAAAGTATTTAAACTTGAGTTGAACATTTTTTATTGATATTAAGGAATGTAGcattaaaatttcactttttgctatctttattttaaaaaaagaaataaatgtaaattttgtcTCCTATAATGTTGCTGTATTAAGGTCAATCTTTAAAGGGTTTCAAGCTTGTTCAGATGTTGTCATAGCAGTGAAAATGCTGTTAacacaataaattattttctgtgatAAAAAGACAAGCTGATCCGTCTTTCCCAATAGCCCTTTAATTTTGTGTTTACCACATAGTGTTTTATTTGCTGGTACTTTTCTTACTACTTTATCTACTTTGaaatgaaacagtaaaaagatttCATGGGGCCAAACTATGCAACAGCTGTTTGTTAAATTTTAGCCTAGTGCTCGAGGATCAAGTAAATCCTGGGTAAATTCATTTCCCCGAAAGCTTCTTTGACTAATCATGGCCCCTACTTTCCCTTATAGTTTTGTGTAGTTTTCTGTTCCCTGCATGATAATTACTTATGCCATGTTATCATCTGTCGGAAGTTGAATAGTAGTGAGGAAATACGTTCATGATACAAGAACCACAAACACCCACCAAAAGGTGTATGTaatgagaataaatttttgtAATAAGTTTCATTACgtgaaaatgcattaaaattagTGAAATACTAACATTAATTTGGGCTACTGACAGGTTTTCAGCGAAGCTGGGCTAGGCTAACAGCTAGGAGCCCATCTTTCCCTAAAAGTGCAGAATGAAACGTAAAAAGAATACACAGTGGggacaaaagacagtctcttcagtaagtggtgctgggaaaactggacatctggTTATAAAAGACCACAATCAGAACATGCTGGGGAGTGTGGGGAGGGCAGCCCCGGGGCTGAGGGGCTCGGGATGCAGCCAGGGGCTGCCGGGTCCCGTGGGCTGGTTGCTGCCGGTTCAAGGCCCGCCCCGCTGCTGCTCCGGCCCATGGGCATCACATCTTTCAGCAAGATGGTCCAGAAGAGCATCTCACAGAAGAAGGTCCAGCTGCACATGGACAGGAGCCTCAGATGAACACTGTCCGACGTTACGGAGGACACTACAAACTGCAGAGCAGGCCAGGCTTCAGTAAGCCCCAGTGAGCAGAAGCCAAGGCTTCAGGCACAGACCTGTGAGTGAAAACGAGACCCTCCTTACTTTTCTACCCGGTGAAGAGTGACCACAGCGCACAAACCGGACCAGAAATGAGGGGCGGCAAGCGGCTCCAGTGAGGCTGGAGCACGTCTTCAATGGGTAAGTGCAGTGCTTAATGCACAGTGATGTCGGCTGCATTTAAGCCCGTGAAGGCTGTTCAGTTTTACTGTAAATAAAAAGCTTGATGAATACGGTAAATCTTTTAGGTCAGGAGGATTACATCCTCCTGATGCAGCATGTTTACATGCAGACTTTTAAGCCAACTactggactaaaaaaaaaaaaaagaaaaagcatgatcagaaaaagaatgaaaggaaaacaatgtATGGCCTCATCAGCGAAGCATGAAGTCAGTTCTCCTGCAAATGTGGGTGACAGCAATCTTGGCAGTCACTGTGATCCCACGCTGCCTCACGCGAGGTGTAGCCCTGCGGCTGGAGGCGGACCAGCGTGAGCAGACCCGTCTGCTGGGGACACAGACCCCCGCTTTGCTGCCAGCTTTGTCGCTTGTCAGCAAGTCCCTTTGACGTGGATTCCTCGCCggccctgtgcctggcacacagtaggcactcaggcGGCATCTGCTGGCTGATCGAGCTGTCACTACAGTGCCAGACTTGTCACATCTGGTCCCCAGCTCCAGGCGCCGAGACCCCTGCCGTTTCTGTTGCTCAGCACACGTAGTAGAGGAAACCCTGATGCACCAACAGGAGGTTTCAGGTCAGGCGAGGTTTCAGGCAGTCCCATGCGCCCAGCCGTATTGTGGAGGGTCCAGAAACACACATGCAGAGCCCCTCCCAGGAGCCGCGGCCCCTGGTCCTCCCATCCACACTTCATTCTGCGGGCAGAGTTACGTGTTACGACCTCAGCCGTTCTCCTGGGCCAGAAATGCTTTGACAGATGGATGCATGTAGTGGTTTGGGGCTCATGTTTTCAGAAGTACTAATCCTTAATTGAGAGCCACAAGAAAGCCGCCAAGGACCGTGTGGTTCCTGCCCCCGAGTCCAGCCCTGGGGTGGAAGTTCTGACCAGCCTTGACCTTCTGCACTGGGGGGTCGACAACGAAGCACGGCTTTGAGCAACGCAGGCCGGTACCATCTGATGCTTGTTCTTGTGAGCACCTTGCCTCTCAGGGGGAACGATTGCTAACACAACTTTTTTAACTATTAACAATTAAcctgattttttctttatgttcaaAAACTCAGATCCCTATATCTAATTCTATCAGAACCAAAGTATCCTTTGAAAATAAAGCTTTATATCCAAAAGCAAGCTTTTGCAACATTTTCTAGTCAGTGTGTTGGGGGAGCAGAGAGTGTGAACAGGGagtaggaaggaaagagaagaaaggacttGAATTCTAATTTCTGACCATCTTGACATATATTGTGTTCAAAGGTATCACCTTCTTACTCAGTTTTAATTCTGAGTTCTTTCTTAAGCCTCAAAGAATAAAAGCAGCAGTGGACAGCCTGGCCTGGTGGAGCGTTTTAGTGTCTCACGGATGGATTCACCTGAGCGCCACCCAGAGAAGTCAGAACAGACCCCCCCGCAAGCGGGGAGGTGGAGGGGCCCAAGTTCTCGGTTCCATGGAGCGTGCTTTCCGTGGACAAGGACGCCACTCTCACTAAATAAAACGTGGTGTGTCCGTGGCAGCCACGCTTTCGCCAGTGCTCACGATGCATGTCTAGCAGATTGCagccttttaaaatatgcataattgAATGTACAGAGAGCATCCTCTAGACTCTGAGGGGATCGTATTTTCATACACCTGACCATGGTTGGCACGTCGGGGTGCTCTCTGTGTTTGCAGTCGTGCAGGTTCAGTGCGTATTCAGAGAGCGTCTCACTGCCCACAGCTGAAGGCTGTTGATATGGAGGCGCCAAGAAGGCTCTAAAGTATGTGGCTTATGGAGGTTTTTCCTAAGAAGCTGAGTTTAGAAAGGGTTTGAAGGAATCAAACACCGAACCCCCTTTGTCAAGGGGAGTGTTTTGTTATCAGGCTGGAGTTTGGGGGCAGATGGGGTTAAGGCATTGGTAACCTGCTCCCTGGAAATATCCACATactattgagggaaaaaaaaatgtagccgTCAGATGTTTGAGCCACAGTTGTGGATGTGTAGGTCACGTCACCGTCTCTTCAACAGCAGATCTGTGTTCCCACTTGAGAGACTCTGGACAAGAAGCTGTGATGTTAGGCTCTATCTGTTCAGGTGTGTCTGGAAGAGTGCTTTCATTCCTGCGGGAAGCCTGGGACGCTTTTCACCCTCAGCCAGATGCTGTGCGCACGCAGTCCCATGCTGTTTTTCCTCTAAGGAGAGGTCCTTTGGAAAGCGGAGGTTGTGTGTGTCTTTTCAACCTCTGAAAGCATGTCAGGTGAGGGGAGAGACAAAGCTCTCTGAACTCATGTTTTTCTTGGGTGCAGAAATCTGTTCTTTCATCAGACCACTAAGCCACGTGCCTTAGCCTCTTCTGCAGTTTCCCACAGCTGGATCTGGGGCAGGAGGCTTCTGCCTCTTAGAGGTGGCCGACCCTCTAAAGCAACCCCGTCTGGCTTTGGGGAGCAGTGGTGCTTGGGGAAAGCAGCCCTCACCGTGGCTGTCTGCATTTTTAAACCACCTGTCAAGGACTTGCGCTTGTCTCCACCTGTAAGGTTGCAACACGGCCTTCTCTCCGCTTGGTGCTTCTGGGCAAAACTGGCATGTGCCGTCCAGAACTGGTGTTGTCTTCTTAGAGAGCACGGCTCCTGCCTCGGTTCCGGCCTGCTGTGCTTCTTTCATATGCCCTGAAGGGTGTCACATCTTGCCATTCGTGTGGCTTcgttttaaggtttttttaaaaaacaaacggACAGACTTCTTATTTCAATGAACAAACTCTTAGGTTGGCAACAGCATGTGAGAAAGATCATAGCTGAACCCCTTGAAAGATTGCAGCCAAGGGATTCAAGACCAGTGGTGTAAAAGGAAGAGGAATTTCACTTATGTGGTACAGCTGCCAAGTTGTTAGATGTTCCTGACTCCGCTAAATAGGCACAGCTAGTCTTCCAGGGAGCAGATGTTAATAATTGTTTGCAGTTA harbors:
- the DDX43 gene encoding probable ATP-dependent RNA helicase DDX43 isoform X5 — protein: MQSKAKTVIDNLVQEQEDYKTEPKVDVAVVQPSDGKDARKDVSGNQKLVDWDKCRENILKWSKKKWAGLPPIKKNFYVESETTSSMSQDQADNWRRENYNIMCDDLKGGEKRPLPNPIGNFEDAFHCYPEVMRNLQKAGFQRPTPIQSQAWPIILQGVDLIGIAQTGTGKTLTYLVPGFIHIDSQPLARNGPGMLILTPTRELAQQVEAECRKYSYKGLKSVCIYGGGDRDGQIKDLAKGVDIIIATPGRLHDLQMNNFVHLKSVTYLVLDEADKMLDMGFEPQIMKILLDVRPDRQTVMTSATWPCAVRRLAQSYLKEPMIVYVGTLDLVAVSTVKQNIIVTTEDEKQSHIQTFIESLSPKDKVIIFVSRKAVADHLASDLSIRHISVESLHGNREQSDRERALKNFRTGEVRILIATDLASRGLDVHDVTHVYNYDFPRNIEEYVHRVGRTGRAGRTGVCVTLITRNDWKIAGELINILERANQSVPEDLVVMAERYKANKLKKEMENKWERPQGKPKMFYY